A single region of the Gossypium arboreum isolate Shixiya-1 chromosome 12, ASM2569848v2, whole genome shotgun sequence genome encodes:
- the LOC108477286 gene encoding LOW QUALITY PROTEIN: protein TRIGALACTOSYLDIACYLGLYCEROL 4, chloroplastic-like (The sequence of the model RefSeq protein was modified relative to this genomic sequence to represent the inferred CDS: inserted 2 bases in 1 codon): protein MKKLRWAIDGELWELDASTPRTLEGAARAVPGKALPSGLSRGTKLFRPNQIDFMQRFMVAPFLPSYTHHLGVTIQRVLSIPVSENWSALLLGQFNLRKFLSSLKENGGGDGVRKRDLKSIGKLFLDKSLYALGFSSEVLLTPDDTLLLSSDSYYAHNSSSIPRKKSVFHHKLSFPHHNLTVDAAWPALFVDKETGTYWDVPFSMAINLASLPLDSGLSYHLCLHHNHGSPKQFQGDPIAQVPASLFPGVSAKCAFSYEKNVDIWRSKAQKLKMVQPYDIFLSDPHVSASGTIGASLSASFGESSIRLVEDAKDVKHLSYHNPTLKSTLLGDIFASVSFTAQHGNFQRLXFLSMDFPSGSKFLAGATQLAQDLLNSHQPSPEAVKMICPTTSLSLQQQIAGPFSFRVDSGVVIDFKDKGWHIQADQPVFAIEYALQVLCSAKAVAWYSPKHQEFMVELRFFES from the exons ATGAAGAAGCTCCGATGGGCAATAGACGGTGAATTATGGGAATTGGACGCTTCCACCCCTCGTACCCTTGAAGGAGCGGCGCGTGCTGTTCCAGGGAAGGCATTACCTTCGGGTTTATCAAGAGGGACTAAACTTTTCAGGCCTAACCAGATCGATTTCATGCAACGGTTCATGGTTGCCCCTTTTCTTCCCTCTTATACCCATCACCTTGGGGTTACAATTCAGCGAGTATTGAGCATCCCTGTTAGTGAGAATTGGTCTGCTCTTTTGCTTGGTCAGTTCAACCTGCGTAAGTTTTTGTCGTCTTTAAAGGAAAATGGAGGTGGAGATGGTGTGCGTAAGCGTGACCTTAAATCAATTGGGAAGCTTTTTCTTGATAAGTCATTGTATGCCCTTGGATTCTCTTCCGAAGTGTTGTTAACCCCTGATGACACTCTGCTTTTAAGCTCTGATTCATATTATGCTCATAATTCCTCTTCCATTCCTAGAAAGAAATCTGTTTTCCATCATAAGCTTAGT TTTCCACATCATAATTTGACAGTGGATGCAGCTTGGCCTGCTCTCTTTGTGGACAAAGAGACTGGTACTTACTGGGATGTGCCTTTCTCCATGGCAATTAATTTGGCTTCTCTTCCATTGGATTCTGGTCTCAGTTATCATTTGTGCCTACACCATAACCATGGGTCACCAAAGCAATTTCAAGGTGATCCCATTGCTCAAGTGCCCGCTTCTCTATTTCCTGGCGTTTCTGCTAAATGCGCCTTTTCTTACGAGAAGAATGTTGACATTTGGAGAAGCAAAGCTCAGAAACTGAAGATGGTTCAACCGTATGACATATTCCTTTCAGATCCCCATGTTTCAGCATCAGGAACCATTG GTGCTTCTTTGAGTGCGAGTTTTGGGGAGAGTTCGATCAGATTAGTTGAAGATGCTAAAGATGTTAAGCACTTATCATATCATAATCCAACTCTAAAATCTACCCTTCTAGGGGATATATTTGCATCCGTGTCATTTACGGCCCAGCACGGGAACTTCCAACGGCT GTTTCTGAGCATGGATTTCCCTTCTGGTTCTAAATTCCTTGCAGGTGCCACACAATTAGCTCAAGATCTTTTGAACTCACACCAGCCTAGTCCAGAAGCAGTTAAAATGATCTGCCCAACTACCTCCCTTTCACTTCAGCAGCAG ATTGCAGGGCCTTTCAGTTTTAGAGTTGATTCAGGGGTGGTGATTGATTTCAAGGACAAAGGTTGGCACATACAAGCAGACCAACCAGTGTTTGCAATTGAATATGCATTGCAGGTCCTTTGTTCCGCGAAGGCTGTTGCTTGGTATTCCCCAAAGCATCAAGAGTTCATGGTAGAGCTTCGTTTTTTCGAGAGTTAA